In the genome of Erwinia sp., the window CATTATCGAGCATGCGGAACGCAGCAAAATTTTCCGTGCCATTGACTGACACATCGAGGACCCGGGCAGGGTGCCCGCCCGGGTCAAAATAAGGAGAACGAGAACATGATTAATGCATCCGAAGTAATGGAAGGGCTGACGATTCTGGCCCACTGGCTCGAAGACAATATAAACTGTGAATCAGAACTCTGTTTTGATGACCCGGACACCGGAACGGATTCCGAAAAAATCCTGCCCTGCGTGGAAGCCGCGCTGGCACTGATGGCCGCTACGTTACCCAATCACGGACAGGAACCCGGCAGTGAGATTAGGATTCGTGCGCAGGGGGAAGCCAACAGCTATATGCTCCTGAAAGAAAATACCTGGTTTGCTCAGGTATTGATGAATGGCGAAATGACCACGCCCCGACAGGAAGGTTGTTTACGGGTAATGGTAGCGGGGCTGAATAACGTGCGCGGAGCTGAATAAGATGGAAGATACGAGAACGGGGATCAGGGTGCTGGCCGCGATGGCCATCGTAAGAGACTGGCCGACTTTCATGGAACCGGATAACGCTGACCGATCAGCTATGGCCGCAGAAATACTCTGCTACTTCGCCCGACAGACCGGGCTTGCCCGCAGTGATGAATCTGTGGACACCATCATGGGTGATCTAATCACCGATTTGATGCACCTGTGTGACAGACTGGACATCGATTTTCCCGGGGTGCTGACAGTTTCAGCTATGCACCATGACGATGACTCTGAAGGCTGACCTTCTGCCCCTTCTGAAGCCCCCGCGCATCGAGCACGGGTACTTCAGAACCCCTCCTGCCAGAGTAGTGGCAGCCATTCAGGGCAGGATTCTCTGAAGCATCTCAAGGGCTTTCAATTTACTGACCTGAGGGCGGGACATTAGCGGCATCAGACCCTGTACGGAAAGTGTGATCGTGGCTAACTCTATGGCACGTTTAACTTCAGGTGAGTTTTCGTAGTCTTTGTAAGAACGCAGGCACACGCCGAGTTCCTCAGCTGCACGATCACGGCTCCATCCAAGGCTTTTTCTCCATAATTTGAGTTCGAATCCGGTCATTTTATACCTAAAAAAAAGTGCAAAAACTGTACTTATTTTAACTACATAATCAATCGAAATTCGAGGCATAAAAGCGCCACAATCAAAGAAATTCAAACCCGGCTGGGCCCCTTCGGCTTCCCGGTGAACCGGGTCGTCGCCTGCACTTCGCCGGGCGTCCACGCGGTGGCCACCAGGCTACGCGGAGCCAGGACGTAGCCTGTCTCCGTCCCGTTGGGATAGCAAGCGATGCCTGAGGCCAACGACCAGGTCAATGGCCCGCTTGCTGCCCCCGTTCCGGGTGCGCCGCTCTCACTGGCCGTCACAGACGGACGCTAAGGAAAGCCGGTAAACCGGCTTCTTCCGGTGCCCACTTTGCCCCCCGTTGTCAGCGGTGTTCACTTTTGCTGTGACTGACACTGCCCTGTTCCGGTCCATAAACAAGGGTCGGCTGAAGCCTGATGCCGGCACCCGTTCGCACTCTCTCCCTCTGGTCAGTCGTTTGCGCTGCGGCTTTGTCATCCCCCTTGTTTCCGTCCCCGATGGAACAGGACGGTCATGTGTCACAGCAACGTGCTCCCCGCCTTCCGGAAACGGAAAAAGGGGACACCAGAAAGAAGCCGAAGGGCACAACCAGTGAGGAAATGAGTAATGAACGCGATGGCATTCTGGAGAAAACCTTGTGATTTCAACGGCTGGCGTAAAGCGCACTTCGTGGAGGGTGCGTGGCGTACCACGGCCTGTGCCACGTCGAAGACGCTGGAGGAGCTGAATGCTCATGGCGATCACTGGGAGCTGGTGACGGTGCAAGAGGCGCAAACCCGTTTTGCCCAGGCAAATTATCAGCCGGTGTCCGAAATCAATGAAGCACGATTTATGGACATGCTGGAAGTTCTTCCGCCGCTCGACTGGCGCGGAACGGCTGACAGCCAGTCATTCAAGCTGAGTGAAATGTACAGCGGCAACATCACTGACATTTTTGCCCAATACGGCACGCGCTATTTCCAGATGCGCAACCACGCCACGCTCACACACAGCGAAATTATGGAAAAGGTTAAGGCGTTTATTGATGCCGAAAGGATTGCCGTTTAAGCGGCAATAAAAAAGCAGAGCGGTCGCTCTGCTTAATCAGCCCGGTCTGTTCGGGCAGGCCGGAAACAACAAGTCTCAGATGGAGTTACATCATGAATAACCGTTTTATCCTCGCATGTCAGGAATGTTTTGTAAAGCGCCGCGCAGAAGCACAGGCCGCCGGCCAACCGGTCTGCGCCCACCCGCATTTTCGCCGTGAAACGTTACCGGAGGAAGATATCTCACGTCGTCTGAAAAGGTTGGGACGTCGCATTGTGCGCAGTGAAGGCCTCAATAAACCAGTCCGCATTCCTGCGCTGAACGGGGCAGAGTGGGGGCATCTGCTCCGTTCTCTGGAGACCGTCAAAGGTCTTGCGTAATAAATACCGCCCCGGAAGGGGCGGTATTTAACCCCGGGCTTGCAGCTGGCTTGCGCCAGCGCTGCCCCAACCAGGGCCGCTTCGCGTCCCCTTTAGGGATACGGGCCTTGCCCGCCACTTCCTTCCGGCGTTTCCCTTTTCGTTCCCGGACTCATCGCGGTCTGCCTTTGCCGTGAAAGACACTGGCCTGGACCGTTCACCCTGCAAGGGCACGGCTAAAGCCTGCTTTCCTCCCCCGTTCGCACGCCTTCCCGCTGGTCAGTCGCTTGCGCTGCGGCCTCGGACAGCTCCCTTGCAGGCCTCACTGAAGGTCCAGACCGGTCATTTCATCACGGCAACGGCCTCCAGCGATGGTGAATCACCATCAAAAGGACGACGCCAGAAGAAAATCACTTTATAACCCCTGAGGAGAATCATTATGGCCCGTCTATCATCTATTTTCCGCTCTGCTAACGTCATCCGTAAAGAACGCGCGCTTACCAATGATGAACTCATGCGCTTCGTTCCTAGCGTCTTCTCTGAGGGGTTCGAGGTCCAATGATGTAAAAAACCACGCTAAGACACTAATTCATTGTGTATATTAAAATTTAGTGGTCTTAGCTCACCCTTCAAAATATCTTCCGGTAACGAAAACGTATAATGTCCCAACATATTTATATGGCCATGCATCAGCGGCGATAATCTTGCTAGGTGTTCATCTTCAGGTATTTCCCCCGATTTGCGAAGATGTGACAATGCCTCCTGCATGTAAATGGTGTTCCACAGCACAACCGCATTGGTTACCAGGCCCAGGGCACCTAGTTGATCTTCCTGACCTTCACGATAGCGTTTTCTGATCTCACCACGTTGTCCGTAGCAAATGGCCCGAGCCACGGCATGGCGTCCTTCTCCCCGGTTGAGCTGAGTGAGTATCCGACGCCGGTAATCCTCATCATCGATATAGTTGAGAAGATACAACTTCTTGTTGACCCGACCCACTTCCATAATTGCTTGAGCCAGACCAGATGGTCGGCTGCTTCTCAACAGTGAGCGAATCAGCTCCGATGCATGGATGGTCCCAAGCTTCAGTGAACCCGCCATTCGCATCATTTCATCCCATTGAGATTCTATTTTCGACAGTTCAACACATCCCCGGGCCAGCTCATCTAGGGCACCATAATGAGCCGTTTTATCTGCCCGCCAGAATATCGCCCCACCTGCATCGGCCAGACTAGGAGAGAACTGGTAGCCCAGCAACCAGAACAGGCCGAAAATGATATCGCTGGATCCTGCTGTATCGGTCATGATTTCTACGGGGTTCAGCCCGGTCTGCTGCTCAAGAAGCCCTTCCAGTACAAAGATGGAATCACGAAGCGTACCGGGAACGACAATGCCATGGAAACCGGAATACTGATCGGAGACGAAGTTGTACCAGGTAATGCCGCGTCCTGAACCAAAGTATTTACGGTTTGGACCGGAATTAACCGTTTTAACCGGTGTGACAAAACGCATACCATCTGCGGAGGCCACCTCCCCACCTCCCCAGTACCCCGCGAGCGGCAGCGTGGACTGAAAATCAACCAGTCGTGCATTAGCGCTGACCAGCGTTTCCGCCTGAAGAAAATTTTGTTTAACCCAGCTCAGACGATGGCGAGTAAGCGCGGGAATATTATGCTTTATCAGAGGTTCATGCCCTATATTGCAGGCTTCCGCCAGCAGTGTTGCGCACAGACTGATCTGAAGATCCTGCGCCCGTGCACCTGATTCACTGACGTGGCTGAATTCGCGGGTAAAGCCGGTTCGGGCATCTATTTCAAGCAACAACTCAGTCAGATCAACGGGTGGGATCAGTTCTCTTATCCGACGAATCAATTGTCTCAGTGCCGGTGGCTCATCCAGTTTATCCAGGCTGCTGATCGTCAGTGAGGGATGTTTACCTTCATTGCTGATGCTGACCGCAGCGTTGCAGGCAAAACGTGAAGCCACCGATTTCCATGTGTCATCAAGTCGCGTAGCCAGTTGCTCTGCTGCTTTAGCTCCGTCAGATGGATGACCCAGTGCCCGACATACCGGGATCCGTTGTGCCTGCCATTCAGCTCCCTGAAGCAATTTCTGGCGTGGATCACCCCACCGATCACTGTTCTCCAGCCAGAGGTCACGACGACGTAAAGCATCCTGAAAACGTTCGAGAAGGCACAATGAGTAACCGGCGCGTAGAATCCGGCCTTCTCTGTCGTATACCAGACGTTTCCAGGGGCCGGAAATGATGTGCTCTGGTGCATCGTCGAGAATTCGCTTTTTTGAGCCACTCAGTTCGGCCAGATAATGGATTGCTGACAGCGTGTGCTCCCCGGCTGGAGTTGCCTGAAAATGTAAGTCACGCAACATCGCGGACAGGAAACGCTTCACTCGCCCATATTGCTCCACCATTTCATCCTGAAAATGAGCGTCCTGCGGGCGGGCCAGCTCATTTACCTTGCCCACGGATTCAGCCAGTTTGTCCTTTGGTATGCGGGGAAAAATAGCCTGTCTCAGTGCTGCCTCATCCGTGTTTTCATCAAGTAACAGCGTACATGCCCGCGCCAGTAATAGCGCGGCACGATCAAGATCCTTAAGGGTCCTGAGTCGTTTTTTCTGCCCGATATTTTTAGCCGAACGCGTGATATCCAGTATCAGCATGTCCAGAACATCCACGGCTTCGTCAAGCGCCGAAACTTCCTGCGCTTTGACAAATGCAGTAAGCACGGCCAGTCGTCGTTCTTCAGGCACTCTGGCTATGTATTTTACCGAGGCCATACCGGCGTAGCGGGCCAAATTACGCAACTGGATGGCTGGCAGACCAGAGAAATTCAGCCGGGAAAACTCCATGCAACGCAATCGGGTATATCGCTCCAGAGCGTCAGTAAAGGCCGGCCCGCTGATAGTGACTGGACCTTTTCGCATCTCCTCCAGTACCGATATACGCTGCCCTTAAGGTATTTCAAGTAAACCGTCCAGTTGTGCTTTCTGCCAGCTGTCAGGCAATAAAGCCAGCATTCGCCACAATCGTCGACTTGCCCGCTCACGTACTTCGCCAATCATCCTTGTAAGCGTTGAGGCGGCGGGGAGCAGGATTTTATTTTGCAGCAACCATGCGGTAGCAAAATCAAACAGCAAGCCTGGGCGCTCATTACTGAGCCAGGCGCGAGTATAGAGCAAACGCTTCAGTCGGAACGTCCAGGGGAACTCACCAAAATCATGATAATCATAATAGAGTCTGATAATCCCCTGGTGCTCCCAGCGAGTATTTTCTCTTTCAGCATATCGGGAAAGGATCTCTGGTCGGCTGATGTTCAGCTGCGCCGCAATGTAACAACGGATGCATGAGGGAATTTGAAGGGGATCAGGAAGAAACGTTCCCAGGAAGCGCGCCGTAGTCAGCTGAAGTGCAATCCCCAACCGGTTATGTTTTCCTCGGCGCTGATTAATAAAAGCAAGGTCACGCTCATCCAGATGAAAATACCGGGCCAGCTGAACCTCATTTGGCTCTGCCGCATAGCGACCGTAGTTTTCTGTCTGTTCGCTGGTCAGAAAGTCATCACTCATTGTGCATCCTTTCGTAAACGGGTATTGAACTCAATTCTTGTATGTCTCAAATGTTATAAATTTTGAGACTGCTCAAAATGGCTTCAAACATGAGTATCAAAAGTCGCGATTTATACTTTATGATACTACGCAGTATCAATATCGATTTGTGAGACCAATATGGCATTACTGGGATATGCAAGAGTATCAACCAGCCATCAGAAACTGACGTTGCAGATCTCCGGGCTGAAATCTGTAGGTGTCAGGGATGACAGAATTTTCACTGACATGATGTCGGGAGCCACGGACGAACGTGAAGGGCTACAACGGTTGCTTGCCCGTGCGGAAAAAGACGACATCATCATTTGTACAAAAATGGATCGGCTTGGCCGCAATACAGCGGACATGATCCACATTGTTGACGTTTGCTATAAAAAGGGGATCGCTATTCGTTTTCTGGATAATGGTCTCAGTACTGAAGGGGCTATGGGTAAAATGGTTATACAGATACTTGCGGCCGTAGCAGAAGCAGAGCGAGAGCGTATTCTGGAGCGAACTTATGATGGTCGGGTAGCCGCCATGGCTGCGGGGGTTAAATTTGGTCGCAAGCCCCATCAAAAATCGGCAATGGCACAGGAGCTTATCCAGCAGAAGATACCTAGTAAAGGTGTGATGGAGAAAACTTGAATTTCCCGGACTACCTATTATCGCCTAAAAAGGCTTAAAGAGAACAAATAGTAAGCTATTCGGAATGTTTAAGCGTACACTGAGATCCAACGTCTCTGCTGGATAAAAAATATGTCTATTTTTTATAGCTTTAAGATGTTTCGTGACAAATCAGTAGATGTCACATGTCCTAAATGTTCTCGCATAGCTCAACAGCATACGCATAAATTAAGAAAAAAAATGACGATGGTCTGTCCTCACTGTGGGCATTATTTTCGGGGTGGGGAAGATTAGAGATGATGAGCAATAGTTGAGTGCTATTTGTAGTTAAATAGTTCTTTTCCATTTAACCAGGTGTACTCTAATTCTTAATATTGCATATGTTATTTTCAGGAGTGCATTGTGATTAATTTATGAGGGCGTTCTACATGATTGCATATTTCATGCTAATTCATCGTTATCCAAATCAATTCAAGAGATTATTTAAATCTATTTATCATGAAAAAAATCATTATATCGTACATATTGATAAACGTGCCGGTAGAAAAATATTTGATGAAATAATTTTATTTTTGGGTGGTTATGAAAATGCATCAATATTAGAAAGCAAAGAAGCTATATGGGGAGGGTATAGTTTGGTTGATGCACAGTTGCGTGGTATTGAAAAGCTTGTAACCAGTGGTGGAACATGGGACTATTTCATAAACCTAAGCGGTCAGGATTTTCCATTAAAAAGTCAGGAAGTTATAATGGGGTATCTTAGTGCATTTGATTGCTGCGAATTTATAAAAGTAGTTAATCAAAATTTAATTAGACCGGAAACCATGCACAGAATAAAAGACTATGTAGAGGAGATAGATGGTGAGTTGGTAATATCTACTACATCTAACAGAGATTTTTTGACAGGGGTTACGCCATATATAGGTAATCAGTGGATGATACTAAGTAAGAATTTTTGCGAGTTTATTACCTATAGTCCAGAACTGGCAGTTTTTAAAGAATTTTATCGCAATACATTAATTGCAGATGAAAGTTTTTTTCAGACTGTATTGATGAATACCACATTTAAATCCAGAATAATTTATGATGATAAAAGAGAAATTGACTGGATTGAGTCAAGTGATATTAAGTTGCGCCCTCGTGATTTCTTGACCAGTGATTCGAAAATGCTAGTAAACAGTAAGAATTTATTTGCCAGGAAATTTGATGAGAATATAGATACCGACATTCTCAGTATACTTGAACGCAGCATTGAGCAATCGGTAATTAGCGATATATTATATTAAGAACCTTTATCTCATTCCAACCAGTCACTGTAAGTGACTGGTAAATAAGGGGTCAGAGTGAATTTTTGCACTGCTGACCCTGGAGCCAATTAAAGTCTGCCGTTAGTACGTTGATTGTCTCTGAGTACATCAATTGCGGTCTGCATCGCAACTTTATTATCTCTTCTTTTTGGATTTTTCTGCATCACCTGCAGATATTCAAGCAGCGTCCGGGTATTAATCGCTCTGCCCTGTTTACCAACAACCAGCACGGCTTCGCCAAGGATGATTTTCACTGGAGGCAATTGAGCCGGGTACCAGTCGAGGGTGTCTTCTGATTTCATCATTAATTTCTCATGGTAGGGCATTCTATCACAGATAAGGGTTTTATGCCTGAACTGAAATTACCATCATCCCTTGTCAGATTTAGTCAAGGAATTCATTGCTGTTTTTGACCGTTCAGAAAAATATGCCGCCTCTAGGCGATACTGGCACCAATTGAAAGTGTAAACAAAACCTGTCTTCTTTATTATCTCTAAATATGTTCAAGAAATGCACTTAGCGTGAGTTATCATTTCGTTGGGTTTTCCTCACATAAAACTAAATTTTTCAGGTGGTTAATCGCTTAACGTGGTTTTTTACACGAATGGACCTCAAACCCCTATTAAGGTTGAAGCGTTCTCTAACGTGTTCAGGCTTGTTCTTGATAGTGAAAATGCAGATGTTGGTATCAAGCATGAATTTCAGCATCAGAAACCTTCCCTCTCCTGCTCAGGGGGCTGTTCCCGGCTGCTCATGAAATCGGTGCTGACGCATTCGCCATTAAACCAGCTATCCCAGCTCTCTCCGGCCGGCGTAATGAGCCTGCTTCTGCCAACGGCAATAACTTCGACGTGTTTCACGCCTGCCGGAAAGGAAATCGATTTAGGCAATCTGACGGCCTGGGTCCGGTTACTCAGGAAAAGTGTTGTATACATGGCGGCCTTCTTATCTTGGATATACGTGTTGTATATCCAGTATGGGGTGGCAGGGTGTATCTGTCAAAGGGATATACGCCTGAATTTTATTGACGGCAGCCGGGGAGGATATACCGGATGATGAGCATCGGCTCGGTTAAATCCGCCGGAAGCGCGGGTAATTACTACACCGACAAAGACAACTACTACGTCATCGGCAGTATGGGGGAGCGCTGGGCCGGAAAGGGCGCTGAAGCGCTGGGGCTCTGCGGCGGGGTAGACCAGAAGGTCTTTACCCGCGTGCTTGAAGGCCGTCTTCCGGACGGCAGCGACCTCAGCCGGACTCAGGATGGCACCAATAAGCACCGCCCGGGCTACGACCTGACCTTCTCCGCGCCCAAAAGTATCTCGGTAATGGCCATGCTGGGCGGCGATAAGCGTCTTATTGAGGCTCACAACCGCGCGGTGGAAACCGCCCTTAAGCAGGTGGAGGCGATGGCCTCCACGCGGGTAATGACAGATGGTAAGAGTGAGACGCAGCTCACCGGCAATCTGGTGATGGCGCTGTTCAACCACGACACCAGCCGTGACCAGGAGCCGCAGCTGCATACCCACGCCGTGGTGGCCAACGTGACCAGGCAGGGTGTCGAGTGGCGCACGCTCAGCACCGATACGGTGGGCAAGACCGGATTTATCGAGAACGTCTACGCAAACCAGATAGCCTTTGGCCGCCTGTACCGTGCCGCGCTGAAGGATGACGTCACGGCGATGGGGTACGAGAAGCAGACGGTCGGTAAACACGGCATGTGGGAGCTTAAAGACGTCCCCACTGAGCCCTTTTCGAGCCGCAGCAAAGCCATTCAGGCGGCGGTCGGGGAGGATGCGTCCCTCAAATCCCGCGACGTGGCGGCGCTCGACACCCGCCGGTCCAAGCAGAAGGTGGACCCCGAACAGCGCCTTGTGGAGTGGATGCAGACGCTGAAGGAGACCGGATTTGATATCCGGGCATACCGTGAGGCGTCAGACCAGCGCGTGCAGAAGGGAGGCGTTCCCGTTACCGCCTCTGAGACGCCTGACGCCGGCGCCGCCGTCGGCCTGTCAGTCGCGATGCTGAGCGACCGGCGGGCGCGGTTCACGTACTCCGAACTGCTGGCCACCACGATCGGGCAGCTGCCCGCGCAGGCGGGCATGGTGGAAATGGCGCGCGAAGGCATCGATGCCGCGATACAGAACGGGCAGCTTATCCCGCTGGACAAAGAGAAGGGGCTGTTCACCTCAAACATCCACGTACTGGACGAGCTGTCGGTGTCGGCCATGACCCGTGACCTGCAGCGAACGGGGCAGGCGGACATTTATCCGGATAAGGGCGTAACCCGCAGCCGGCCATACGGCGACGCCGTGAGCGTGCTGGCGCAGGACCGTCCCCCGGTGGCCATCATTTCGGGTCAGGGCGGGGCGGCCGGCCAGCGTGAGCGCGTGGCGGAGCTGGCCATGATGGCGCACGAGCAGGGGCGTGACGTACAGATTATCGCCGCCGACAGGCGTTCACGCAGCGCCCTTATGCAGGATGAGTTCCTCAGCGGTGAGCATATCACCGACAGGCGGGGGCTGACGGAGGGCATGATTTTTACGCCCGGCAGCACGCTGATTGTCGACCAGGGGGAAAAGCTGACCCTGAAGGAGACGCTCACGCTGCTCGACGGCGCGCTGCGCCACAACGTCCAGCTGCTGATTGCCGACAGCGGCCAGCGAACCGGGACCGGCAGCGCCCTGACCGTGATGAAAGAGGCCGGAGTAAACACGCTGGCGTGGCAGGGCGGTGAGAAGACGCAGGTCTCGGTTATCAGCGAGCCCGACCGGCGGCAGCGCTATGACCGCCTGGCCGCGGACTTTGCGCGCAGCGTTCGCGCCGGGGAACAGAGCGTGGCGCAGGTCTCGGGACCGCGCGAGCAGGCGGTGCTTGCAGGCATTGTCCGCGAGGCGCTTAAGGCGGGAAAGGTGCTGGGCGGGCGCGAGGTCAGTATCACCACGCTGGAGCCGGTCTGGCTCGACAGCCGCCATCAGCAGGTGCGCGACCACTACCGGGAGGGGATGGTCATGGAGCGCTGGAACGGCGAAGCGCGCACCCGGGAGCGCTTCGTCATTGACCGCGTGACGGGCCGCAACAACAGCCTGACGCTGCGCAACGCGCAGGGGGAGACGCAGGTGACCCGCCTGTCTGAGCTCAACAGCAGCTGGTCGCTGTACCGCACCGGCACGCTGCAGGTGGCCGAAGGCGACCGCCTGGCGGTGCTGGGTCAGGCGCAGGGGGCGCGGCTGAAGGGGGGTGATACGGTGACCGTTAAGGCGCACGGGGAGGCGGGGCTCGTCGTCAGCCTGCCCGGTCGTAAGGCTGACGTGGTCCTGCCCGCCGGCGACAGTCCGTTTACGGCGGCGAAGGTGGGCCAGGGCTGGGTGGAGTCACCGGGCCGCTCGGTAAGCGACAGCGCCACGGTCTTCGCCTCGCTGTCGCCGCGCGAGCTGGATAACACCACGCTGAACAAACTGGCGCTCAGCGGTCCGCAGGTGCGGCTTTATTCCGCGCAGATGGCGCAGAAGACGACGGAGAAGCTGTCGCGGCAGTCCGCCTGGAGCATCGTGTCTGAACAGATTATGGATGCGTCCGGGCGCGGGCGTCTCGGGGATGCCCTGGCTCACCAGAAGGACAGCCTGCACACGCCGGCGCAGCAGGCTGTCCATCTGGCCATTCCATCACTGGAAGGTAACGGCCTGGCGTTCACCAGGCCGCAGCTGATGGCCGCCGCGAAAGACTTTGCGCAGGGCAGCCTCAGTCTGCAGGCCATCGAAAAGGAGGCGGAACGTCAGGTGCGCAGCGGCGAGCTGCTGTCGGTGCCGGTATCGCAGGGAAACGGCCTGCAGCTGCTGGTCTCCCGGCAGTCATACAACGCCGAAAAAAGCATCACCCGGCACGTCCTTGAGGGAAAAGAGGCCGTCTCCCCGCTGATGGCAGGGGTGCCGGACGCGCAGCTGGCGGGGCTGACTGACGGACAGCGCAACGCCACGCGCATGATACTTGGATCCACCGACCGTTTTACCCTGGTACAGGGCTACGCGGGGGTGGGTAAGACCACCCAGTTCCGGTCGGTCATGTCGGCCATCGGTACGCTCCCGGCTGAGCAGCAGCCCCGCGTTATCGGCGTGGCCCCCACCCACCGGGCGGTAAGTGAAATGCGCGACGCCGGCGTGCCGGAATCGCAGACGCTGGCGGCCTTTATTCACGACACGCAGCAGCAGCTGCGCGGCGGCGAACGGCCTGACTTCAGCAACGTGCTCTTCCTGGTGGATGAAAGCTCGATGGTCGGCAACGCCGACATGGCGAAAGCTTACGGTCTGATTGCCGGGGACGGCGGTCGTGCGGTCTCCAGCGGCGATACCGACCAGCTGCAGTCCATTGCGCCCGGCCAGCCCTTCCGCCTGCTGCAAAAGCGCAGCGCCATCGACGTGGCGGTGATGCAGGAGATTGTGCGCCAGACCCCTGAGCTGAAGCCCGCCGTCTACAGCCTGATTAACCGCGACATTGGCAGCGCCCTGACGACCATAGAGCGCGTGGCGCCGGCACAGGTGCCGCGTCAGGCGGGCGCATGTCGGCCGGACAGCTCCGTCATGGAGTTCAGCCGCGAACGGGAGCATGCCATCGCGTAGGCGGTGGCATCCGGTGACCTGACGCCCGGGGAGCAGCCGGCAACCTTGCTGGAGGCCATCGTGAAGGACTATACCGGGCGTACGCCAGAGGCGCAGGCGCAGACCCTTGTTATCACGGCCCTGAACGCCGACCGCCGCCAGGTGAACGCCATGATCCACGATGCCCGTCGGGATGCCGGCGAGGTGGGTGAGAAAGAGGTCACGCTGCCGGTGCTGACGCCCGCGAATATCCGCGACGGCGAGCTGCGGCGCATGGATACGTGGGAGGCATCCCGCGACAGTCTGGTCCTGCTGGACCGCACGTATTACAGCATTGCGGCGCTGGACAGGGATGCGCACCTGGTGACGCTGAAGGATGCGCAGGGCAACACCCGCAGCCTGTCGCCGGCGCAGGCGGCGACGGAGGGCGTCACGCTCTACCGTCAGGACGCCATAGCCGTGTCGGAAGGGGACCGGATGCGCTTTTCGAAAAGCGATAACGAACGGGGCTTCGTGGCCAACAGCGTCTGGTCGGTCAGTGAGATAAAAGGTGACAGCGTCACGCTGACAGACGGCAGGCAGACCCGCACGGTTAACCCGGCTGCGGAGCGTGCGGAGCAGCATATCGATCTGGCCTACGCCGTCACCGTCAACGGCTCTCAGGGGGCGAGCGAGCCGTTCTCCATCTCCCTGCAGGGTACGGAGGGCGGGCGCAGGAAGATGGTGAGCTTTGAGTCAGCCTACGTGGCGCTGAGCCGCATGAAGCAGCACGCCCAGGTCTACACCGACAACCGGGAGAAATGGGTGGCCGCGATGGAGAAGTCGCAGGCGAAAAGCACGGCGCATGACATTCTGGAACCCCGCGGGGACCGGGCCGTCGCGAATGCCGCCCGCCTGACGGCGACGGCAAAAGCGCTGGGTGAGGTGCCTGCCGGTCGCGCTGCGCTGCGCCAGGCCGGGCTGCAGCCCGAAAGCTCAATGGCGAAATTTATCTCGCCGGGGCGGAAATACCCGCATCCGCACGTGGCGCTCCCGACCTTCGACCGCAACGGCAGGCAGGCGGGCGTCTGGCTGAGTACCCTGACGTCCGGAGACG includes:
- the traI_2 gene encoding Multifunctional conjugation protein TraI (ID:LKCDNKCA_00016;~source:Prodigal:2.6), whose translation is MKDYTGRTPEAQAQTLVITALNADRRQVNAMIHDARRDAGEVGEKEVTLPVLTPANIRDGELRRMDTWEASRDSLVLLDRTYYSIAALDRDAHLVTLKDAQGNTRSLSPAQAATEGVTLYRQDAIAVSEGDRMRFSKSDNERGFVANSVWSVSEIKGDSVTLTDGRQTRTVNPAAERAEQHIDLAYAVTVNGSQGASEPFSISLQGTEGGRRKMVSFESAYVALSRMKQHAQVYTDNREKWVAAMEKSQAKSTAHDILEPRGDRAVANAARLTATAKALGEVPAGRAALRQAGLQPESSMAKFISPGRKYPHPHVALPTFDRNGRQAGVWLSTLTSGDGHLKGFAGEGRVMGSGDAAFAGLQMSRNGESLLAPDMPTAVKLARENPDSGVVVRLPGGEGRPWNPGAITGGRIWSDGVPDDVVTCTQRGETLPPEVLMQQSREAEVQRELDKRAEEAVREMARSGDGPAGGADVAVQDVMRDTDRVKEMPPSPVTLPDAPEERRRDEAVSQVVHESAQRDRLQQMERETVRVPEREKTLGGD